The following proteins are encoded in a genomic region of Zea mays cultivar B73 chromosome 9, Zm-B73-REFERENCE-NAM-5.0, whole genome shotgun sequence:
- the LOC100273421 gene encoding Probable inositol oxygenase-like, whose amino-acid sequence MTITIEQPQLDAVAERKVPGGGDPAELVLDAGFVVPDANAFGNTFRDYDAESERKQTVEEFYRVNHVRQTHEFVARMRAEYGRLDKTEMGIWECIELLNEFIDDSDPDLDMPQIEHLLQTAEAIRKDYPDEDWLHLTGLIHDLGKVLLHPSFGELPQWAVVGDTFPVGCAYDECNVHFKYFKENPDYHNPKLNTKLGVYSEGCGLNKVLMSWGHDDYMYLVAKENKCTLPSAGLFIIRYHSFYPLHKHGAYTHLMDDEDKENLKWLHVFNKYDLYSKSNSRIDVEEVKPYYMSLIDKYFPAKLRW is encoded by the exons ATGACGATCACCATTGAACAGCCCCAGCTCG ATGCGGTGGCGGAGAGGAAAGTCCCCGGCGGAGGTGACCCCGCGGAGCTGGTGCTCGACGCCGGCTTCGTCGTGCCGGACGCCAACGCCTTCGGCAATACCTTCAG GGACTACGACGCGGAGTCGGAGCGGAAGCAGACGGTAGAGGAGTTCTACCGGGTGAACCACGTGAGGCAGACGCACGAGTTCGTGGCGCGGATGCGGGCGGAGTACGGGCGGCTGGACAAGACGGAGATGGGCATCTGGGAGTGCATCGAGCTGCTGAACGAGTTCATCGACGACAGCGACCCGGACCTGGACATGCCCCAGATCGAGCACCTGCTGCAGACCGCCGAGGCCATCCGCAAGGACTACCCCGACGAGGACTGGCTCCACCTCACCGGACTCATCCACG ACCTGGGCAAGGTGCTGCTGCACCCAAGCTTCGGGGAGCTCCCTCAGTGGGCTGTCGTCG GTGACACCTTCCCCGTCGGCTGCGCATACGACGAGTGCAACGTCCACTTCAAG TACTTCAAGGAGAACCCCGACTACCACAACCCGAAGCTCAACACCAAGTTGGGGGTCTACTCGGAGGGCTGCGGCCTCAACAAGGTGCTCATGTCATGGGGCCACGACGACTACATGTACCTG GTGGCCAAGGAGAACAAGTGCACCCTTCCTTCCGCGGGGCTGTTCATCATCAGATACCACTCGTTCTACC CCCTGCACAAGCATGGAGCCTACACACACCTGATGGACGATGAGGACAAGGAGAACCTCAAGTGGCTGCATGTGTTCAA CAAGTATGACCTGTACAGCAAGAGCAACAGCAGGATCGACGTGGAGGAGGTGAAGCCCTACTACATGTCCCTAATCGACAAG TACTTCCCGGCCAAGCTAAGATGGTGA